TCAAATTACAATGAAAATGTAAATATAGGATCTAAAATAAATAATGCCTTAAATGATAAACATGAACTCTATTAACATTTTTTGGGTGGCTCTTACAACCAATCACGGGGatttttcaaaatcttGACAAGtgcttcttctttggaCCCTGCAGGAGGATGATGATCATACAACCATTTTGCGTTTATAGGCAATGAAACTAAAATGGATTCGATACGGGAACCAGGCGTACGTAGGCCAAATTGGGTGCCACGATCCAAAACAAGGTTGAATTCCACATATCTACCACGTCTAATCTGCTGCCATTCCTTCTCTTCGGCAGTATATGGCATATCCTTCCTACGAACAAGGATTGGTAGGTAAGAGGGCAGGTACGCGTCTAGACAATGCTCACACATTGCTAGAAGGTCCGAAGGGTCACGCTCATCTAAGTCGTCAAAAAAGATACCTCCAACACCTCTGTTCTCGCCACGGTGTTTAATCCAGAAGTATTCATCGCACCATTTTTTGAACTTTGGATAATAGCTCGTATCGTGCTTATCAAGAGCTTCCTTATGCATACTGTGGAACAATTTaacatcttcttcatataGATATGAAGGAGTTAAATCTGCTCCACCACCAAACCACCAAACGGCAGGGGTTCCATCGTCCTTCCAGGTTTCAAAGTAACGGTAATTTAAATGTGTAGTTGGAGCATGGGGATTATGAGGATGGACAACTAAAGAAATTCCACAAGCAAAAAATTGCAATCCCTCAGTAGGCTTCCCTGTAATAGGGTCAAGCGGAATCTCAAGCTTCTTATGCTCGGACTTCATCGAAAGAATAGCAGCGGGAGAAAGGGCCCCATAGACAACGGAAATATTAACGCCCGCTTTCTCGAATGTTGAACCGTTCTGCAGAACACATGATTTACCACCACCACCATCATTCTCACGTTCCCACGTATCTTCCCTAAATCTTGCGGTTTCTTCCAAGGATTCCAGTCCAGATGTAATTTCACGTTGTTTCCGCCTAATTAGTGCCTCCATCCGGGCGCGCATACTGCTTGAAGGGTCCCCTGCTGCCATTATATCTTTATCTTGTTATCTCCGGTAGTAGGTAATGATGTGGagattttattttattaataactacaatgtatatatatatatatataaatataagtatataaatataaatatatgTAATATTTAACAACGCTACTACCGTTGCCTGAAATTCGTATGCAGACTTCAGAAATGAATTAGTAACATACTACAAGCCCATACAGCTTGTTCGCTGTGTACAAAACTTGTCACCTTATTTTGTTCTAATCTCGTAAATCGTAATAAAATTTTTTATTCCGTTAAAAACAGAAGTGCTTAAACAGCCGGCTCCTCACGCACCCCGCGTGGTGCACCCTTTTAGTAATCTAACCTTTTTTATTTACTGTTTCCACACATGTGTAGACTACAGGCCCGCAGGCCCGCGACCAAAAAGTTCGTCCACACAATGTATGTAAACTGCGGGGTTTGCCGTGCTTTGCTCCGCATTTAGCGGTTCGTTTTCGAGGGACAAGCAGGGACCCTGCGTATCGCTGGTCGGACAAGATCAAGAAGGCACAGTGCAACATATCTACAGCAATCGACGATGTATATAAAGGTTCGCTGACGTGACATAAAAACAGCCAGGGACCAAGCTTTAGGCGTACGTATAAGTATTAACGTACGAGCACTCAAGCGCATCAACAAGTCAAGCATGGACAGTGTACGACTAGCTACAATAACAGAACCGAATCGAGCTGCTTCTCTTCATCCAACTGTTGCTTTTTCAGAAAGAACCGTGCAAAAACGCCAAGTTCTTCTTCCCCCACTCCCAAATGTGCACCAGTCTTCACACTACCTAGAATCTTATCTAAAAAAGGCTTTGGATCGCGGGGCTTTTGATCCCTTAGGTGCTAAACGCATGACCGGACAACAAAATGTGTCGCGCCTGTTAAATAACGTTATGCTGCCTCAACCTCCGGTTACGGCTTTTACACCCTTGCCTGACTCTCGGCCTCCACAGAAAGAGTTGCACATACCAACGGAGTTAACAGAACAACAGCGACATTGCctgcagcagcagccaCAGCCGCTGGAGAAACGGCGTAAGCATCACTGCCGCACATGCGGTAGGGGCTTTACTACGTCGGGTCACCTTGCACGTCACAACCGAATTCACACAGGAGAGAAGAACCATACCTGTCATTTTCCAGGGTGCGGCCAGCGGTTTAGCCGACATGACAATTGTCTCCAGCACTATCGCACGcatttgaagaagaatgCCGGTGGTGTTACCGGATTAAAATAAACAGTACACCACACTAAATTTTGTTGTCTATCGTACCCTAATTGAGCAAAGGCTGAGACGCGAACTATGGGGTAAAGCGATTTTTTAGCCAGGCCGTCATCCGTGGATGGTATAAATACAGCCTTTTGCCCGAATTCTGTTGTTCATTTCTAACAGCGTTTTTGTTGTAACATACTACAAAATACCTGGTCCGCAAGCACTATTCACGCTCCCTCCTTGGTTTCAGCAGAAGCCTGTTGTTGCAGGTGAAGTGCTTGTAGGTTTATTATAGGAATAGTAAGACGTGGAGTAGAAGGGCACAGCAGTGTTTGTATGATGAAAACCTTTATATTAACAActtgaatttcttcatcCGATTTATAAAGGAGGAATAACTTTGACAGCTTTTTAACCCTGATTCAAACCTGTAATGAACCCTAACTCGAGCGCTATCCAATTTTTTCCTGTAAAgtaaattttttttagcTTTGAGCAACCTCCTTCACCGAATTTAATTAGTTGTTAGTTAGCTTTTACTAGACATCTTGTTGTTATCTTGTAAACGAACTCCTGCTTTGCTTGGCACTAACATTCATATGGAATCACAGACTTCTCCCACTATATGCGACCAGTGTTTTAGTCCTGACGGCAATGGTTCGAAAGTGCGCATGACTAGAGTGCCGCAGGGTGCGGCTTGTAAACTATGCTCTCTGCCCTTTACACTCTACCATTTCAAAATAGGCAGCAACTCACGTCCTACCAAAGCGCTTATTTGTTCAAAATGTGCAACAGAGCGTAATATTTGTCAATGTTGTATGCTGGATTTGTCCTGGAAGCTGCCTATTAATCTTCGAGACCAAATTTTATCTATTTTACAGGGTACAGATGAAACAACGTCTACAGAGGTATCACACAAACTGGCGAGTCGTTTTCTCGCATTAAACACTGGTATTGACGAAGTTGTTTTAACCGGCGATGAAGTCAGGCTGAAAGCCTTAATGGTTAAAGTCCGCGATGCACTTAACAGCGATGCATCCAAGGCTCTACCGGGTGGTTCTGAAGAGGACAAAGCTGCACAATCTGTCCAAAAGAACATGGTTGTTTCCTCGTTGTTTTTGACGACTGGACTGGAGGGTGATAACACAAGATCATTCTTTTTGTACGGAATAGAACCTAATTTGCCAGAATGGGAGATTGTTGATGTAATTTCAAAGCTAGTTCGCACAAAAGAATGGCAAGATCGTAGCactgttgctgttgttgtgCGCCATGAAGCAAGGTGTGCTGGGATCCGCTTTAAGAGCGAGGAATTGGCCAAACTATTTGTTTTGAATATCGACAAAATCTATGTGCAATTAGTTGACACAGGTAAACCTCTGCGAAAAGGTGTTTTACATATACGAAATTTCAATATCCATGTTGTAGATTGGCCTAGTTTCAATGTTGCAGTACTAGGATCTCAACGTAAACAGTGGCTAGAGATTTCAGAGCTGGCAAAATCCGCTATTCGTGCCGATGTTGAGGCAAGTTGTAGTAAAACTCACAAGGCAACTAGTGGCAAAGTAGCAAAGCAAATGAAAAAACGCAACAACTCAACTTATAAGAAAGGCAAATTAAAAAAACGAGCCTCTTCCTTAGAGCTCTAATAAGTTTTTGtctttttctcttctcGTCTACACTGACGCGAGCGCGTCAAATTCGAATGTCGTGCTTAGGAGATAGGAATATCTATATACTCTTTAGAGCTACCTACTATTGACACAAatttgtattttttatatatgttatatatattatatatattcaagaataataataccaTTGCTCGGTGACATAGGCGATGAcagatatatatatatatataacaCATGAAATTTGCTATTATTAAAGACATGAAACTAGAGTCTACATGGAAGGCTTTTGTAACGCTGTTCCACAAGCTATTTGATATTATTGTTCGTTACCAAAcaatatatacattttCAAATAAAGATACTTTAAATTCTCCCAAAATGATTTATTCAGTCCTCCCTTCATCGCCAATAATTCCATTCCCAGACCCGATATTTATAACGCGAGGCACAGTTGGTCTAGTAAATGAGACATTTTATGTTGTATTCTTATCATTTCTTATGGGAACGTTGATGACACTAGTGAATTATCTGCAGAGGACTGGAATTTTACTCAACAACCAACGGATACGATTGGAAGATGCATATTGCAATGAGCTTGTAACTTTCCATAACTTGGATCAGGTTGGAGACGACGCTTGTAGCGATACATTCACTGACAGTGACAGTGACAGCGACAGCGACAGCGAGTATCAAGGTTCTGCATCTGGAGACCAGGACTCCGACCTAGAATCAGTATTGTCATATTACGATAAAACCAATGACTTTGTTTTCGTACCGCACATGGTAGGTTCATCAATGTTTAATGGCCATACAATGTCTTTTGGCGAAGGGTCTGCATTTGATCTTCGTAATCTTTCAGTTAGGTACAGCTCCATTAGATCATTGGGGTTAAATACCACTGCATCCAATAACCAAACTACAAAAGCAAGTGAAATATTAATTTGGTAACTGTTGTTACGGTTCTTCGAACTCATAAGTAAGCTTCAAGCAAATATGAACTTTTTACGAGCCTTACAATTATTGTAGATAAGCCAAACGAAATAATTCTAAGATGTTCATCTTTAAAAAAATCCACTGATTGAGCAACTAAAATATAAGTTTTCAAGGACCTTAcattttgaaattttatTGATGGACTTCCGGGAGGTAGTAGGTTGGCTACTTTTTAAACAAAAAAGTAACCTTCCTGTTATCTCAATGTTTTTATACAATATATAGAGCAGATGGGGCATATTTTCAATCCAAACGGAGAAATTGCCACCTATCACTAAT
This window of the Eremothecium sinecaudum strain ATCC 58844 chromosome VII, complete sequence genome carries:
- the HEM13 gene encoding coproporphyrinogen oxidase (Syntenic homolog of Ashbya gossypii AGR030C; Syntenic homolog of Saccharomyces cerevisiae YDR044W (HEM13)) — its product is MAAGDPSSSMRARMEALIRRKQREITSGLESLEETARFREDTWERENDGGGGKSCVLQNGSTFEKAGVNISVVYGALSPAAILSMKSEHKKLEIPLDPITGKPTEGLQFFACGISLVVHPHNPHAPTTHLNYRYFETWKDDGTPAVWWFGGGADLTPSYLYEEDVKLFHSMHKEALDKHDTSYYPKFKKWCDEYFWIKHRGENRGVGGIFFDDLDERDPSDLLAMCEHCLDAYLPSYLPILVRRKDMPYTAEEKEWQQIRRGRYVEFNLVLDRGTQFGLRTPGSRIESILVSLPINAKWLYDHHPPAGSKEEALVKILKNPRDWL
- the NRG1 gene encoding transcriptional regulator NRG1 (Syntenic homolog of Ashbya gossypii AGR031W; Syntenic homolog of Saccharomyces cerevisiae YDR043C (NRG1) and YBR066C (NRG2)), translating into MDSVRLATITEPNRAASLHPTVAFSERTVQKRQVLLPPLPNVHQSSHYLESYLKKALDRGAFDPLGAKRMTGQQNVSRLLNNVMLPQPPVTAFTPLPDSRPPQKELHIPTELTEQQRHCLQQQPQPLEKRRKHHCRTCGRGFTTSGHLARHNRIHTGEKNHTCHFPGCGQRFSRHDNCLQHYRTHLKKNAGGVTGLK
- the ECM2 gene encoding Pre-mRNA-splicing factor ECM2 (Syntenic homolog of Ashbya gossypii AGR032W; Syntenic homolog of Saccharomyces cerevisiae YBR065C (ECM2)), producing MESQTSPTICDQCFSPDGNGSKVRMTRVPQGAACKLCSLPFTLYHFKIGSNSRPTKALICSKCATERNICQCCMLDLSWKLPINLRDQILSILQGTDETTSTEVSHKLASRFLALNTGIDEVVLTGDEVRLKALMVKVRDALNSDASKALPGGSEEDKAAQSVQKNMVVSSLFLTTGLEGDNTRSFFLYGIEPNLPEWEIVDVISKLVRTKEWQDRSTVAVVVRHEARCAGIRFKSEELAKLFVLNIDKIYVQLVDTGKPLRKGVLHIRNFNIHVVDWPSFNVAVLGSQRKQWLEISELAKSAIRADVEASCSKTHKATSGKVAKQMKKRNNSTYKKGKLKKRASSLEL
- a CDS encoding HGR032Wp (Syntenic homolog of Ashbya gossypii AGR033W; Syntenic homolog of Ashbya gossypii NOHBY733; No homolog in Saccharomyces cerevisiae; Syntenic homolog of Kluyveromyces lactis KLLA0F18480g), with amino-acid sequence MKFAIIKDMKLESTWKAFVTLFHKLFDIIVRYQTIYTFSNKDTLNSPKMIYSVLPSSPIIPFPDPIFITRGTVGLVNETFYVVFLSFLMGTLMTLVNYLQRTGILLNNQRIRLEDAYCNELVTFHNLDQVGDDACSDTFTDSDSDSDSDSEYQGSASGDQDSDLESVLSYYDKTNDFVFVPHMVGSSMFNGHTMSFGEGSAFDLRNLSVRYSSIRSLGLNTTASNNQTTKASEILIW